The following are encoded together in the Oceanobacillus zhaokaii genome:
- a CDS encoding amino acid ABC transporter permease → MDFNGFDFGGLFDIELAIESLPFVLEGLPMTLLVSIAGMAMALVLGLFLALARSSKSFLLRWPARIYISFMRGTPMLVFLFILYFGLPVVGIQLDATTAAILGFGLISSAFVAEVDRSALNSVDKGQWEAAKVLNFGYWQSLRRIILPQAVRIALPPMTNIFMDVVKATSLAAVITVPELFQKTQIVAGREFDAMTMYILVALIYWPICIAIGYLQEQLEKHYSKFV, encoded by the coding sequence ATGGACTTCAATGGTTTCGATTTTGGTGGCTTATTTGATATTGAATTGGCAATCGAGAGTTTACCTTTTGTATTAGAAGGTTTACCAATGACATTACTCGTTTCGATAGCAGGAATGGCAATGGCATTAGTATTAGGCTTGTTCCTTGCATTAGCAAGAAGTTCGAAGTCCTTTCTGCTTAGGTGGCCAGCTAGAATTTATATTTCCTTTATGCGAGGAACACCAATGCTCGTTTTTCTCTTTATTCTATATTTTGGCTTACCTGTCGTTGGGATTCAGCTTGATGCAACTACTGCTGCAATATTAGGATTTGGCTTAATCAGTTCGGCTTTTGTTGCTGAGGTTGATCGGTCGGCATTGAATAGTGTAGATAAAGGACAGTGGGAAGCGGCAAAGGTGTTAAACTTTGGATACTGGCAATCATTAAGAAGAATTATTCTGCCACAAGCGGTAAGAATCGCACTTCCGCCGATGACTAATATTTTTATGGATGTCGTGAAAGCAACCTCGCTTGCCGCAGTAATTACGGTTCCAGAGCTTTTTCAAAAAACACAGATTGTTGCTGGAAGAGAATTTGATGCGATGACTATGTATATATTAGTTGCACTCATTTACTGGCCGATATGTATCGCCATTGGTTACCTGCAAGAACAACTAGAAAAGCACTATAGTAAGTTTGTATAA
- a CDS encoding MFS transporter — protein sequence MVSTKNRFRILILLVMISGFSQGMLLPLLAIILEQNGIASSINGLHATGLYIGILIASPFMEKPLRRFGYKPVILVGGALVFISMAIFPFWQALWFWFILRMVIGIGDQLLHFGTQTWITTTATKENRGRQVAFYGMFFSLGFALGPLMTRLLSINEALPFLASAVLSMIVWSTMLFVRNEFPKDEEITNIKTSNAFGRFIEAGKIAWVALLPAFGYGFLEASLHSIFPIYGLRIGHDTATLSLIIPCFAAASLITQLPLGALSDRIGRRKTLLVVLSGGFICFTATGLLESSIVALFIFFTLTGMLVGSIYSLGISYMTDLLPLALLPAGNIMIGMAFSIGSISGPILGGIFVDLFPGISYFYLIAATILSIAAAIFLKGKN from the coding sequence ATGGTATCAACTAAGAATAGATTTAGAATATTAATTTTACTCGTCATGATTTCTGGTTTTTCACAGGGAATGCTGCTGCCACTGCTCGCTATCATCTTGGAGCAGAACGGTATCGCATCATCCATCAACGGACTACATGCTACAGGACTTTATATCGGAATTTTAATTGCATCTCCTTTTATGGAAAAGCCGTTACGAAGATTTGGGTATAAACCTGTAATACTAGTTGGTGGTGCACTTGTCTTCATTTCAATGGCAATATTTCCTTTTTGGCAAGCTTTGTGGTTTTGGTTTATTTTACGAATGGTAATTGGGATTGGCGATCAATTACTGCACTTCGGTACACAGACATGGATAACGACAACAGCAACAAAAGAGAATCGTGGAAGACAGGTTGCCTTTTATGGCATGTTCTTTAGCCTCGGTTTTGCATTAGGTCCGTTAATGACACGACTTCTTTCTATTAATGAAGCCCTCCCATTCCTAGCTTCCGCTGTACTGAGCATGATCGTCTGGTCAACCATGCTATTTGTCCGCAATGAATTTCCAAAGGACGAAGAAATTACGAACATTAAGACATCCAACGCTTTTGGCAGGTTTATAGAAGCCGGGAAAATTGCTTGGGTAGCGCTTCTGCCAGCTTTTGGTTATGGATTTTTAGAGGCTTCATTACATAGTATCTTTCCTATTTATGGGCTACGAATCGGGCATGATACCGCAACACTATCTTTAATTATTCCATGTTTTGCGGCTGCAAGCTTGATAACTCAATTACCACTTGGTGCTTTAAGTGACAGGATTGGTCGAAGAAAGACATTACTCGTCGTCCTTTCAGGTGGATTCATTTGCTTTACTGCAACTGGACTTTTGGAATCATCGATTGTAGCTTTATTCATCTTCTTTACACTTACAGGCATGCTCGTAGGTTCGATCTATTCATTAGGTATATCCTATATGACAGATTTATTGCCACTCGCTTTGTTACCAGCGGGAAATATTATGATTGGCATGGCTTTTAGTATCGGCAGCATTAGTGGACCTATTCTTGGGGGGATTTTCGTTGATCTCTTCCCTGGTATTTCCTATTTTTATTTGATTGCAGCAACCATTTTATCGATTGCAGCTGCAATATTTTTGAAAGGTAAAAACTAG